In Synechococcus sp. CB0101, a genomic segment contains:
- the ruvB gene encoding Holliday junction branch migration DNA helicase RuvB, with amino-acid sequence MAIVSSGSGSAAARGPREPRRLVDPVVHASEESTTTSPEAPIQREDSLRPRRLADYIGQRELKQVLGIAVEATRAREEALDHVLLYGPPGLGKTTMALVLAEELGVRCRITSAPALERPRDIVGLLVNLEPRELLFIDEIHRLNRVAEEILYPAMEDFRLDLTVGKGTTARTRSLPIAPFTLVGATTRAGSLSSPLRDRFGLIQRLEFYGLDDLQAIVLRAAGLLQIELDSSAALEVARRCRGTPRIANRLLRRVRDVAAVGGHGRVSPDLVHEALSLHRVDGRGLDASDRRLLHLLQHGYGGGPVGLDTLAAGLGEDPATLEAVVEPFLLQQGLLQRTPRGRVITEAGLAHLQAHPEPSAA; translated from the coding sequence ATGGCGATCGTGTCTTCCGGATCAGGCTCCGCCGCCGCTCGCGGGCCGCGGGAGCCACGGCGCCTGGTTGATCCTGTGGTCCACGCCAGCGAGGAGAGCACAACAACTTCCCCAGAGGCGCCGATCCAGCGGGAAGACTCGCTGCGCCCCCGCCGCCTGGCCGACTACATCGGCCAGCGGGAGCTCAAGCAGGTGCTCGGCATTGCGGTGGAAGCCACTCGCGCCCGGGAAGAAGCCCTCGATCACGTGCTGCTCTATGGCCCGCCGGGCCTGGGCAAAACCACCATGGCGCTGGTGTTGGCCGAAGAGCTTGGGGTGCGCTGCCGCATCACCAGTGCGCCGGCCCTGGAGCGCCCCCGCGACATCGTTGGTCTGCTGGTGAACCTCGAGCCGCGGGAGCTCCTGTTCATTGATGAGATCCACCGGCTCAACCGCGTGGCTGAGGAGATCCTCTATCCGGCGATGGAAGACTTCCGCCTCGATCTCACCGTGGGCAAAGGCACCACCGCCCGCACCCGCAGCCTGCCCATTGCGCCTTTCACCCTGGTGGGAGCCACCACCCGCGCCGGTTCGCTCAGTTCACCGCTGCGGGATCGCTTTGGCCTGATCCAGCGGTTGGAGTTCTACGGGCTCGACGACCTCCAGGCGATCGTGCTGCGCGCCGCCGGCCTGTTGCAGATCGAGCTCGACTCCAGCGCCGCCCTCGAGGTGGCCCGCCGCTGCCGCGGCACTCCCCGCATTGCCAATCGCCTGCTGCGGCGTGTGCGCGACGTGGCAGCTGTGGGTGGCCACGGCCGCGTGAGCCCCGACTTGGTGCATGAGGCCCTCAGCCTGCACCGGGTGGACGGGCGCGGCCTGGATGCCAGTGACCGCCGCCTGCTGCACTTGCTCCAGCACGGCTATGGCGGGGGGCCCGTGGGGCTCGACACCCTGGCGGCCGGCCTCGGCGAAGATCCCGCCACGCTTGAAGCCGTCGTGGAACCGTTTCTACTGCAGCAGGGTTTGCTGCAGCGCACGCCGCGAGGTCGTGTGATCACCGAAGCAGGCTTGGCCCATCTGCAGGCCCATCCGGAGCCCAGCGCCGCGTGA
- a CDS encoding tetratricopeptide repeat protein, with protein MTALLSVLLSLQLLAATALPQLFDQALSASRDGDFRRALPLWDQVLELAPDDAAAWSNRGNVQLALGDPQAAIADQTRAMELDPISADPHLNRGTAEEALQRWDAAEADYRWILEANAAAGEPPDASALYNLGNVQGSRGQWTDARDSFVEAADTRPGFAMARSSAALAAFQLGELDQAEAELRRLIRRYPLFADARAGLTALLWRRGARGEAESHWASASGLDPRYRQPEWLLEIRRWPPEPVQALSDFLALDNG; from the coding sequence ATGACGGCCCTTCTCTCCGTGCTCTTGAGCCTGCAGCTGCTGGCGGCTACAGCTTTGCCGCAGCTGTTTGATCAGGCCCTCAGCGCCAGCCGCGATGGCGATTTCCGCCGGGCCCTGCCCCTCTGGGATCAGGTGCTGGAGCTGGCGCCGGACGACGCCGCTGCCTGGAGCAACCGCGGCAATGTGCAGCTGGCCCTGGGGGATCCCCAGGCGGCCATCGCCGATCAAACCCGAGCGATGGAGCTCGATCCCATCAGTGCTGATCCCCATCTCAACCGCGGCACGGCGGAGGAAGCCCTGCAGCGCTGGGATGCGGCAGAGGCGGATTACCGCTGGATCCTGGAGGCCAATGCAGCGGCGGGGGAGCCGCCGGATGCCTCGGCGCTCTACAACCTCGGCAACGTGCAGGGTTCCCGCGGCCAGTGGACAGACGCCCGCGACAGTTTTGTGGAAGCGGCGGATACGCGACCAGGCTTCGCGATGGCCCGCTCCAGTGCCGCCTTGGCTGCGTTTCAACTGGGAGAACTCGATCAGGCGGAGGCGGAGTTGCGCCGGCTGATCAGGCGTTATCCCCTGTTTGCTGACGCCCGCGCTGGCCTCACGGCGTTGCTCTGGCGGCGGGGAGCGCGGGGCGAGGCGGAAAGCCACTGGGCTTCGGCGTCGGGGCTCGATCCGCGCTACCGGCAGCCAGAATGGCTGCTCGAGATACGGCGCTGGCCCCCTGAGCCGGTGCAGGCTCTCAGCGATTTCCTCGC